The Pseudomonas sp. FP198 genomic interval TCATCAATCGAGACGATGCCAATCTGCTCGCCATCAGCGCCAATTAACCGAACCTCGCGTGCCGAGATATTCTCGTTGATCGGGGCTTTCGGTGCAGCTCGTTTATCTTGTCTCATTTCACGCTTAATAATAATTACTCCGAATCTGGGCGACCACGCCGGGAAACCGCTTGCGCGAGAAACTCAGCGAATTCGGCGACGGGCATCGAGCCCAGGTCAGCACCTTCACGAGTACGCACAGCGACAGTCTGCATCTCGACCTCCCGATCTCCAATAACCAAGAGAAAGGGAACCTTGAGCAAAGTATGCTCGCGGATTTTAAAGCCGATCTTTTCATTTCTCAAGTCGGACTTGGCACGAAATCCGCTTTGGTTGAGAGTTTTTTCGACTTCAGCGGCAAAATCTGCCTGTTTATCAGTGATATTCATGATCACTGCCTGGGTCGGCGCCAGCCACGCGGGGAACGCACCCTCGTAGTGTTCGATCAGGATACCGACGAAACGCTCGAAGGAACCGAGGATCGCGCGGTGAAGCATGACCGGGTGCTTGCGGCTGTTGTCTTCGGACACATATTCAGCGCCCAGACGGATCGGCAGGTTAAAATCGAGCTGCAGGGTACCACACTGCCAGACGCGACCAAGGCAATCTTTCAGCGAGAATTCGATCTTCGGACCGTAGAAAGCGCCCTCGCCCGGCTGCAGATCGTACGCAAGGCCCGCGCTGTCGAGCGCAGCGGCCAGGGCTGCTTCGGCGCGATCCCACAGTTCGTCGGAGCCGACGCGTTTTTCCGGACGAGTGGACAGCTTCATCTCGACTTCGGTGAAGCCGAAGTCCCGGTAGACGTCCATGGTCAGCTTGATGAACGCGGCGGATTCGGCCTGCATCTGCTCTTCGGTGCAGAAAATGTGGGCGTCGTCCTGGGTAAAGGCCCGCACGCGCATGATGCCGTGCAGCGCACCCGATGGCTCGTTGCGGTGGCAGGCACCGAACTCGGCCAGGCGCATCGGCAACTCACGGTAGCTTTTCAGGCCCTGGTTGAACACCTGCACGTGGCACGGGCAGTTCATCGGCTTGATGGCGTAGTCGCGGTTTTCCGACTGGGTGGTGAACATGTTGTCGGCGTAGTTGGCCCAGTGCCCGGATTTCTCCCACAGGCTGCGGTCAACCACTTGCGGCGTCTTGATCTCCAGGTAGCCGTTTTCGCGCTGGACCTGGCGCATGTATTGCTCGAGCACCTGATACAGCGTCCAGCCATTCGGGTGCCAGAACACCATGCCCGGGGATTCTTCCTGGGTATGGAACAGGCCGAGGCGCTTGCCGATCTTGCGGTGGTCGCGCTTTTCAGCCTCTTCGATACGCTGGATGTAGGCCGCCAGTTGCTTCTTGTCGGCCCAGGCGGTGCCGTAGACGCGCTGCAACTGTTCGTTCTTCGCATCGCCACGCCAGTAGGCGCCGGACAGCTTGGTCAGCTTGAAGGACTTCAGGAAACGGGTGTTCGGCACGTGCGGGCCGCGGCACATGTCGACGTATTCTTCGTGGTAGTACAGGCCCATGGCCTGTTCGTCCGGCATGTCTTCCACCAGACGCAGCTTGTAGTCCTCGCCACGGGCCTTGAAGACCTCAATGACTTCGGCGCGCGGGGTGACCTTCTTGATGACGTCGTAGTCTTTCTCGATCAGCTGCTGCATGCGCTGTTCGATGGCGGCCATGTCGTCCGGGGTAAAAGGACGCTCGAAGGCGATGTCGTAATAAAAGCCTTCGTCGATGACCGGACCGATGACCATTTTCGCGCTCGGATACAGCTGCTTGACCGCATGGCCAACCAGGTGCGCGCAAGAGTGGCGAATGATCTCCAGCCCCTCTTCGTCCTTGGGCGTGATGATTTGCAGCGTGGCATCGCTGTCGATGACATCGCTGGCGTCGACCAGCTTGCCGTTGACCTTGCCGGCCAGGGTGGCCTTGGCCAGGCCCGCGCCGATGGATGCGGCGACCTCGGCTACGGAAACCGGGTGGTCGAATGAACGTTGACTGCCGTCGGGAAGAGTAATAGTTGGCATGGCGCCTCCTCTCCTAGTGGTGACCCCTACCAAAGGTCACGTGGGTTGGGATGAGCCAGTACAAGATCCAGTCCAGGCCGTTCAATGAAGAACGCCTGCCTTACAGCGGCAGGAGCCTTGCGGCCAACCGGGAAACCGAACCAGAGTGACTGGGATTCAAATCAGGGTTGATCGAACATTTACCGCCGCCGGGGCCTGTTGCCTCCGGAGCCTGAGAAATACCCGAGCCCGGCATCCTAGCACAGATGAATGGTCATCGCCGCGCCTGGATCGAAGCCGGCGTAAACTGACGATTTTTATGCCAGAGTGCTGAACCGAAGCGTCTGCTACGCCTCAGATAACAAGACATCGACCCAGAAAAGGAGCATCCCCGCATGCGTCTGAACACCCTATTGGCAGTAGTCGCCCCCCTCGCCCTGCTGCTTCCGCTGAGTGCCCACGCCGAATGGCCCAAGGGCGAGCGTGAGAAATACATGGCGCAGTGCACTCAAGCGGCGACCCCGCAGATTGGCGCAGCGGCGGCCAAGGCCCACTGCGCCTGTGGCGCGGACGCGATCAAATCCTACCCGGCGAGCGATATCCAGGCGCTGATGGACAATAAGGCCACCCCTGAACTGCAGCAGAAAGCGCTCGGTCAGATCGCCAAATGCAAGGCCAATCCACCCGCGAAAAAATGAGTGATCGAGCCCCCAGAGACGGCTCGGAACAGCTGAAAAGGCTTGGATAAGCGGCTTTTTTCAGGATTTATTCAGGTTTTACAGCTTTTTTTATCGTCTTTACGTTCGGCTGAAAGCCTTTGAAACCGGGCCTTCCAGCCGGTTCAGGGGGTAAAGGAAACACGACTGA includes:
- the thrS gene encoding threonine--tRNA ligase; protein product: MPTITLPDGSQRSFDHPVSVAEVAASIGAGLAKATLAGKVNGKLVDASDVIDSDATLQIITPKDEEGLEIIRHSCAHLVGHAVKQLYPSAKMVIGPVIDEGFYYDIAFERPFTPDDMAAIEQRMQQLIEKDYDVIKKVTPRAEVIEVFKARGEDYKLRLVEDMPDEQAMGLYYHEEYVDMCRGPHVPNTRFLKSFKLTKLSGAYWRGDAKNEQLQRVYGTAWADKKQLAAYIQRIEEAEKRDHRKIGKRLGLFHTQEESPGMVFWHPNGWTLYQVLEQYMRQVQRENGYLEIKTPQVVDRSLWEKSGHWANYADNMFTTQSENRDYAIKPMNCPCHVQVFNQGLKSYRELPMRLAEFGACHRNEPSGALHGIMRVRAFTQDDAHIFCTEEQMQAESAAFIKLTMDVYRDFGFTEVEMKLSTRPEKRVGSDELWDRAEAALAAALDSAGLAYDLQPGEGAFYGPKIEFSLKDCLGRVWQCGTLQLDFNLPIRLGAEYVSEDNSRKHPVMLHRAILGSFERFVGILIEHYEGAFPAWLAPTQAVIMNITDKQADFAAEVEKTLNQSGFRAKSDLRNEKIGFKIREHTLLKVPFLLVIGDREVEMQTVAVRTREGADLGSMPVAEFAEFLAQAVSRRGRPDSE